In the genome of Vicia villosa cultivar HV-30 ecotype Madison, WI linkage group LG7, Vvil1.0, whole genome shotgun sequence, one region contains:
- the LOC131617599 gene encoding cucumisin-like, whose amino-acid sequence MGTSTLIFILTLFSLLVKCYTSNMKTYIVYTGKIVNDEWTSRIIYQNMINQVAESNSTSKRIIYQYKRSFSGFAAKLTDNEAHKIAGLNGVVSVFLSRKRQLLTTRSWDFIGLPKYVEREHNENDIIIGVIDSGIWPESESFNDKGYGPPPKKWKGTCQTSHFPCNNKIIGARYYRNEYYDDDFLKINKMSPIDTDGHGTHTASTAAGNPISMTSMLGLGQGTARGGASSARIAVYKACWSDACNDDDIFAAFDDAGYDGVDILSVSLGGVSEARVHFGDVFSVGSFHALEHGILTVFAAGNSGPKRSSITNFAPWAISVAASTIDRKFVTKLKLGDNQILEGISLNTFDLQGELWPIIYAGDAPNKDAGFNKDSSRNCSTNSLDIKLVKGKIVLCEDSLGSAEAHRVGAVGVLIQGPTYDTAYSFPLPASYLKPKDAAKVHKYIKSTRNPVASIYKTSQLNDTLAPMTASFSSRGPNNATPEILKPDLIAPGVDILASWSPIAPISLISGEKRKLDFNIVSGTSMSCPHVSGAAAFVKSVHPTWSPAAIRSALMTTAKQISSDRDAEFAYGAGQIDPIKALDPGLVYDANEEDYIKFLCDQGLDMSMLLRITLSIVNCSERGHITPKNLNYPSFAFKVPRIKHHLNASFKRIVTNVGLPMSTYRAFVTAPRGLNISVTPNVLSFTSLGEKQNFILTINGKLKKSIGSASLIWDNGKFQVRSPIVVFDELAVEGKGVNLYRIDYICLVIFNLLLFIIIIE is encoded by the exons ATGGGCACTAGTACTTTGATTTTCATCCTTACTCTTTTTTCACTCTTGGTGAAATGTTACACATCTAATATGAAG ACTTACATTGTCTATACCGGAAAGATTGTAAACGATGAATGGACTTCGCGGATCATTTATCAAAATATGATAAATCAAGTTGCCGAAAG CAATTCAACTTCAAAGAGAATCATTTATCAATACAAACGTAGCTTCAGTGGATTTGCTGCGAAGCTTACGGATAATGAAGCTCACAAAATCGCAG GACTTAATGGGGTGGTGTCTGTATTTTTGAGTAGAAAGAGACAGCTACTTACCACAAGATCTTGGGACTTTATAGGACTACCAAAATATGTGGAGAGAGAACACAATGAAAATGACATCATAATTGGAGTGATAGATTCTGGAATTTGGCCAGAATCTGAAAGTTTCAACGATAAAGGATATGGACCGCCACCTAAAAAATGGAAAGGAACTTGCCAAACTTCTCATTTTCCATGCAACAA CAAAATAATTGGCGCCAGATATTATAGAAACGAGTATTATGATGATGATTTCTTAAAAATAAACAAGATGTCCCCCATAGACACAGATGGGCATGGAACCCATACAGCATCAACAGCTGCTGGAAACCCTATTAGCATGACTAGCATGTTAGGCCTGGGTCAAGGAACAGCAAGAGGAGGGGCTTCCTCAGCAAGAATTGCAGTTTATAAAGCATGTTGGTCTGATGCATGTAATGATGATGACATTTTCGCCGCGTTTGATGATGCCGGTTACGATGGAGTTGACATATTATCCGTATCTTTGGGGGGAGTGTCGGAAGCTCGTGTCCATTTTGGGGATGTATTCTCCGTTGGATCTTTCCATGCACTGGAACATGGAATACTAACGGTATTTGCGGCGGGTAACTCAGGTCCGAAACGTTCTTCAATAACAAATTTTGCACCTTGGGCAATCAGTGTTGCTGCAAGCACCATTGATAGAAAATTTGTTACAAAGCTCAAATTAGGAGATAACCAAATTCTTGAg GGTATTTCTTTAAATACATTTGACCTTCAGGGAGAATTATGGCCCATTATCTATGCTGGAGATGCACCAAATAAGGATGCAGGCTTCAATAAAGATTCATCCAG GAATTGCTCAACCAACTCCTTGGATATCAAGTTGGTGAAGGGTAAAATTGTTTTATGCGAAGATTCACTAGGATCTGCCGAGGCTCACAGAGTtggtgctgttggtgttttgataCAAGGTCCAACATATGATACCGCATACTCTTTTCCCCTGCCCGCAAGCTATCTTAAACCGAAAGATGCTGCCAAAGTACATAAATATATCAAGTCTACAAG GAATCCGGTAGCATCTATATATAAGACGTCTCAGTTGAATGATACATTGGCTCCTATGACCGCCTCTTTCTCGTCAAGGGGTCCTAATAATGCTACACCAGAGATTTTAAAG CCTGATTTGATCGCTCCCGGAGTAGACATTCTAGCCAGCTGGTCTCCAATTGCTCCAATTTCTCTAATTTCTGGTGAGAAAAGAAAATTGGACTTCAATATTGTGTCTGGAACATCAATGTCATGTCCGCACGTGTCTGGTGCAGCAGCATTTGTGAAATCGGTCCATCCTACATGGTCACCTGCTGCTATACGCTCAGCTCTAATGACCACAG CAAAACAAATAAGCTCAGACCGTGACGCAGAATTTGCGTATGGAGCCGGACAAATTGACCCTATAAAGGCTTTAGATCCTGGTTTGGTAtatgatgcaaatgaagaagactATATTAAGTTTTTATGTGATCAAGGTTTAGATATGTCTATGTTACTCAGAATCACATTGAGTATAGTCAATTGCTCTGAGAGAGGACATATCACACCAAAAAACTTAAATTATCCTTCTTTTGCTTTCAAAGTTCCCAGGATTAAACATCACTTAAATGCAAGCTTCAAAAGAATAGTTACAAATGTAGGGTTACCTATGTCTACATATAGAGCATTTGTAACTGCTCCAAGAGGACTTAACATTTCAGTGACCCCCAACGTTTTATCATTCACATCATTGggagaaaaacaaaattttatcctCACTATAAATGGAAAATTGAAGAAGTCAATTGGCTCCGCTTCTTTGATATGGGACAATGGTAAATTTCAAGTGAGGAGTCCCATTGTTGTGTTTGATGAGCTGGCGGTGGAAGGAAAGGGTGTCAATTTATATAGGATAGATTACATATGCcttgtaatttttaatttattactttttattattattattgaataa
- the LOC131619472 gene encoding uncharacterized protein LOC131619472, producing MEFGYIYLWVIENLRMKKFFPVLSRDKATSSTNLEASETQHSNEVIKVVDYELLETDPGIRPPISSYHPDIQNEGPFLELVDTLKEINPEIASVIDCAPGNNLMTAPKIQKDLAAACACEITQQIICDIADDVFCVLIDESGDVAGKEQMAVVIRYVNCEGLVNERFLGIVSVKETSAKSLKEALEKLLSINGLSLSSIRGQGYDGASNMRGKFGGLRTLIQNENPSAYYVHCFAHQLQLALVACAKTHKDVSDFFGKVNMLVNFIRSSNKRQELLRDKQVTQFAKLIEEGQIETGSGLNQESSIARAGDTRWGSHFRTLTSLMTLYGAIIGVLEEVGNDTSFEKYGETMLLLDVLQSFDFIFMLYMMVEILGFTNDLSVALQKRDQDLLNALSLVNATKQELQEMRNDGWEELISKVIEICNKHEIDVPDMDAPYVQGKKPRRHATTSSVSNLHHYKHDCLFNVLDLQLHELNARFDEENTELLQCVSCLSPSSSFAAFDVKKLLRMVELYPNDFVDVPEVVVRHQLQNYVRNVRSDPKFAKLKGLSDLCAKLVETNKCNTFDMVYKLLKLALVLPVATASVERVFSAMKFVKSQLCNKMSDQWLNDRLVTFIERDVLGTINNDVILAHFQEMDGRRFSL from the exons ATGGAG TTTGGATACATCTATTTATGGGTGATTGAAAATCTAAG GATGAAGAAATTTTTTCCGGTACTTTCTAGAGACAAAGCTACTTCTTCGACGAATCTAGAAGCATCGGAAACTCAACATTCAAATGAGGTTATCAAAGTTGTTGATTATGAATTGTTGGAAACGGATCCAGGAATCAGGCCTCCAATTTCAAGCTATCATCCTGACATCCAAAATGAG GGGCCATTTCTTGAGTTGGTGGACACTTTAAAGGAAATTAACCCCGAGATAGCTAGTGTAATAGATTGTGCTCCGGGAAATAACCTTATGACTGCCCCTAAGATTCAAAAAGATCTTGCCGCTGCTTGTGCTTGTGAAATAACTCAACAAATTATATGTGATATTGCGGATGATGTGTTTTGTGTTTTGATTGACGAATCTGGTGATGTTGCTGGTAAAGAACAAATGGCTGTTGTTATTCGTTATGTTAATTGTGAAGGTTTGGTAAATGAAAGGTTTCTTGGCATTGTAAGTGTTAAAGAAACAAGTGCTAAGTCACTTAAGGAGGCACTTGAGAAGTTGTTGTCTATTAATGGCTTGAGTTTATCTAGCATTAGAGGGCAAGGGTATGACGGAGCTAGCAATATGAGAGGTAAGTTTGGTGGTTTGAGAACTTTAATCCAAAATGAGAATCCATCTGCTTATTATGTGCATTGTTTCGCCCATCAACTTCAACTGGCACTTGTTGCATGTGCTAAGACTCACAAAGATGTTAGTGATTTTTTTGGTAAGGTTAATATGCTTGTTAATTTCATACGATCTTCTAATAAGAGACAAGAATTGCTTCGGGACAAACAAGTAACTCAGTTTGCTAAATTGATTGAAGAGGGTCAGATAGAGACTGGTAGTGGATTAAATCAAGAATCATCTATTGCTAGAGCAGGTGACACTCGTTGGGGTTCCCACTTTAGGACTCTCACTAGTTTGATGACTTTGTATGGTGCCATTATTGGGGTTCTTGAAGAAGTTGGGAATGACAcgtcatttgaaaaatatggtgaAACTATGCTTTTGTTAGATGTGCTTCAATCTTTTGATTTTATCTTCATGTTATATATGATGGTTGAGATTTTAGGATTTACAAATGATTTGAGTGTAGCGTTACAAAAGCGTGATCAAGATCTTTTGAATGCTTTGTCACTTGTTAATGCTACCAAACAAGAATTACAAGAAATGAGGAATGATGGATGGGAAGAACTTATATCTAAGGTTATAGAAATTTGCAATAAGCATGAGATTGATGTACCTGATATGGATGCACCGTATGTGCAAGGGAAAAAACCTAGGCGACACGCTACAACTTCTAGTGTTTCTAATTTGCATCATTATAAGCACGATTGTTTGTTTAATGTTTTAGATTTGCAGTTGCATGAGCTCAATGCAAGGTTTGATGAAGAGAATACTGAACTTTTACAATGTGTTTCATGTTtgagtccttcatcatcattTGCAGCTTTTGATGTGAAAAAATTACTAAGGATGGTTGAACTTTATCCAAATGATTTTGTAGATGTGCCAGAAGTGGTGGTGCGACATCAACTTCAAAATTATGTTAGAAATGTTCGAAGTGACCCAAAATTTGCAAAGTTAAAAGGGCTTTCAGATCTTTGTGCAAAACTTGtggaaacaaataagtgcaacacATTTGATATGGTTTATAAGCTTCTGAAGTTGGCTTTAGTCTTGCCGGTAGCAACTGCAAGCGTGGAACGTGTTTTTTCTGCCATGAAATTTGTGAAGAGTCAGTTATGTAATAAAATGAGTGATCAGTGGTTAAATGATCGTCTTGTAACTTTTATAGAAAGAGATGTTCTTGGAACAATTAACAATGATGTTATTTTAGCTCATTTTCAAGAAATGGATGGTAGACGATTTTCATTGTAA